From the genome of Mugil cephalus isolate CIBA_MC_2020 chromosome 2, CIBA_Mcephalus_1.1, whole genome shotgun sequence, one region includes:
- the LOC125003903 gene encoding dynamin-2-like isoform X5 gives MGNRGMEDLIPLINKLQDAFSSIGQSCNLDLPQIAVVGGQSAGKSSVLENFVGRDFLPRGSGIVTRRPLILQLVNSKAEYAEFLHCKGRKFVDFDEVRAEIEAETDRLTGSNKGISPIPINLRVYSPNVLNLTLIDLPGMTKVAVGDQPVDIEHQIRDMLLQFITKESCLILAVTPANTDLANSDALKIAKEVDPQGLRTIGVITKLDLMDEGTDARDILENKLLPLRRGYIGVVNRSQKDIDGKKDIRAALAAERKFFLSHPAYRHIAERMGTPHLQKTLNQQLTNHIRDTLPGLRSKLQSQLLSLEKEVEEYKNFRPDDPTRKTKALLQMVQQFGVDFEKCIEGSGDQVDTSNLSGGAKINRIFHERFPFELVKMEFDEKELRKEISYAIKNIHGVRTGLFTPDLAFEAIVKKQIIKLKDPCLKCVDLVVTELFTLIRKCSEKLGSYPRLREETERIVTTYVRERDSKTKDQVLLLIDIELSYINTNHEDFIGFANAQQRTAANVTKKRVMPNQVIRRGWLTINISIMKGGSKDYWFVLTAESLSWYKDEEEKEKKYMLPLDNLKLRDLEKSFMSSKHVFAIFNTEHRNVYKDLRQIELACDNQEDVDSWKASFLRAGVYPEKDQAESEESINTGDSVSMDPQLERQVETIRNLVDSYIGIVNKSIRDLMPKTIMHLMINNAKDFIHSELLAYLYSAGEQSSLMEESPEQAQRRDEMLRMYNALKEALVIIGDISTTTISTPVPPPVDDTWMGKDPSPPPASRSTAATAPPPSRPPAVRGATPGPPPPLNPSPAFGAPPVPSRPGPPMAQMGYTDSNSAVPLIPSRPGRVPPALPPGIPSRRPPAAPNRPTIIRPSEPSLLD, from the exons ATGGGAAACCGGGGGATGGAAGACCTAATTCCCCTCATCAACAAGCTCCAAGACGCCTTCAGCTCCATCGGCCAGAGCTGCAACTTGGACCTGCCGCAAATAGCGGTCGTCGGCGGCCAGAGCGCAGGGAAGAGCTCCGTGTTGGAGAACTTCGTCGGGAG GGATTTTTTGCCCAGAGGATCTGGCATCGTCACCCGTCGTCCTCTCATCCTCCAGCTGGTGAACAGCAAAGCAG AGTATGCAGAGTTCCTGCACTGTAAGGGACGCAAGTTTGTGGACTTTGACGAAGTCCGCGCAGAGATTGAGGCAGAGACAGACCGACTAACTGGATCCAACAAGGGCATCTCCCCAATACCAATCAACCTCCGTGTCTACTCCCCTAATG TGCTGAACTTGACCCTGATTGACCTGCCGGGGATGACCAAAGTGGCTGTGGGTGACCAGCCTGTGGACATCGAGCATCAGATCAGAGACATGCTGCTGCAGTTCATCACTAAGGAGAGCTGCCTGATCCTCGCCGTCACCCCGGCAAACACTGACCTGGCCAACTCCGACGCCCTCAAGATCGCCAAGGAGGTGGATCCTCAGG GGCTGCGGACCATTGGCGTGATCACAAAGCTGGACCTGATGGATGAGGGGACAGATGCACGGGATATCCTGGAGAACAAACTACTGCCGCTCCGCAGAG gttacATTGGGGTAGTGAACCGCAGTCAGAAGGACATTGATGGAAAGAAAGACATCCGTGCTGCTTTGGCTGCTGAGAGGAAGTTCTTCCTGTCTCATCCTGCATACAGGCACATTGCAGAACGCATGGGTACACCGCATCTGCAGAAAACCCTCAACCAG CAACTCACAAACCACATCCGCGACACGTTGCCAGGGTTACGCAGTAAGCTTCAAAGCCAGCTTCTCTCGCTGgaaaaggaagtggaggagTACAAGAACTTCCGTCCCGATGACCCTACACGGAAAACCAAAGCCCTGCTTCA GATGGTGCAGCAGTTCGGTGTGGACTTTGAGAAGTGCATAGAGGGGTCTGGAGATCAGGTGGATACCTCCAACTTGTCCGGTGGTGCAAAGATCAACCGTATCTTTCATGAGCGCTTCCCCTTCGAGCTGGTGAAG ATGGAGTTCGATGAGAAGGAGCTGAGGAAAGAGATCAGTTATGCCATCAAGAACATCCATGGAGTCAG GACAGGCCTGTTCACCCCAGACCTGGCGTTTGAGGCTATAGTGAAAAAGCAGATCATTAAGCTGAAAGACCCCTGTCTGAAATGTGTTGACCTCGTCGTCACCGAGCTTTTCACCCTGATCAGGAAGTGCTCTGAAAAG CTGGGCTCCTACCCTCGTCTGAGAGAAGAAACTGAGAGAATTGTCACCACCTAcgtcagagagagagacagcaagACCAAagatcag gtgctgctgctgattgacaTTGAGCTGTCCTACATCAACACTAACCATGAGGACTTTATCGGATTTGCAAA TGCACAGCAACGAACTGCTGCTAATGTCACTAAGAAGAGAGTCATGCCCAATCAG GTCATCCGCAGAGGCTGGCTCACCATCAACATCAGCATCATGAAGGGAGGATCCAAGGACTACTGGTTTGTCCTGACTGCTGAGTCTCTGTCCTGGTACAAAGATGAGGAG gagaaagagaagaagtacATGCTGCCTCTTGACAACCTGAAGCTGAGGGATCTGGAAAAGAGCTTCATGTCCAGCAAACACGTCTTTGCCATCTTCAACACTGAACATAG GAACGTGTACAAAGACCTGCGTCAGATTGAGCTGGCATGCGACAATCAGGAGGATGTGGACAGCTGGAAGGCCTCCTTCCTCAGGGCTGGGGTTTACCCAGAGAAAGACCAG GCTGAGAGCGAAGAATCCATCAATACTGGCGACTCCGTGTCCATGGACCCGCAGCTGGAGCGACAGGTGGAGACCATCCGCAACCTCGTGGACTCGTACATCGGCATCGTCAACAAGTCCATCAGAGACCTCATGCCCAAGACAATAATGCATCTCATGATCAACAAC gcAAAGGACTTTATTCACTCTGAGCTGCTGGCCTACCTGTACTCGGCCGGGGAGCAGTCTAGCTTGATGGAGGAGTCACCAGAGCAGGCCCAGAGGAGAGATGAGATGCTGAGGATGTATAACGCCCTGAAAGAGGCCCTGGTCATCATTGGTGACATCAgcaccaccaccatctccacACCGGTGCCTCCGCCAGTAGATGACACCTGGATGGGCAAAGACCCAAG TCCTCCCCCGGCGTCACGTTCCACCGCAGCAACAGCGCCCCCTCCCAGCCGACCCCCAGCTGTGAGAGGAGCCACACCTGGCCCTCCGCCTCCTCTCAACCCCTCCCCAGCGTTCGGAGCGCCGCCCGTTCCCTCGCGGCCCGGCCCTCCGATGGCTCAGATGGGCTACACGGATTCCAACTCCGCCGTGCCGCTCATCCCATCGAGGCCGGGCCGCGTGCCCCCAGCACTGCCGCCAGGGATCCCCAG cagaaGACCCCCGGCTGCTCCCAACCGACCCACTATCATACGTCCTTCAGAGCCCTCCCTGCTTGACTAG
- the LOC125003903 gene encoding dynamin-2-like isoform X6 yields the protein MGNRGMEDLIPLINKLQDAFSSIGQSCNLDLPQIAVVGGQSAGKSSVLENFVGRDFLPRGSGIVTRRPLILQLVNSKAEYAEFLHCKGRKFVDFDEVRAEIEAETDRLTGSNKGISPIPINLRVYSPNVLNLTLIDLPGMTKVAVGDQPVDIEHQIRDMLLQFITKESCLILAVTPANTDLANSDALKIAKEVDPQGLRTIGVITKLDLMDEGTDARDILENKLLPLRRGYIGVVNRSQKDIDGKKDIRAALAAERKFFLSHPAYRHIAERMGTPHLQKTLNQQLTNHIRDTLPGLRSKLQSQLLSLEKEVEEYKNFRPDDPTRKTKALLQMVQQFGVDFEKCIEGSGDQVDTSNLSGGAKINRIFHERFPFELVKMEFDEKELRKEISYAIKNIHGVRTGLFTPDLAFEAIVKKQIIKLKEPCLKCIDLVIQELINTVRQCTNKLGSYPRLREETERIVTTYVRERDSKTKDQVLLLIDIELSYINTNHEDFIGFANAQQRTAANVTKKRVMPNQVIRRGWLTINISIMKGGSKDYWFVLTAESLSWYKDEEEKEKKYMLPLDNLKLRDLEKSFMSSKHVFAIFNTEHRNVYKDLRQIELACDNQEDVDSWKASFLRAGVYPEKDQAESEESINTGDSVSMDPQLERQVETIRNLVDSYIGIVNKSIRDLMPKTIMHLMINNAKDFIHSELLAYLYSAGEQSSLMEESPEQAQRRDEMLRMYNALKEALVIIGDISTTTISTPVPPPVDDTWMGKDPSPPPASRSTAATAPPPSRPPAVRGATPGPPPPLNPSPAFGAPPVPSRPGPPMAQMGYTDSNSAVPLIPSRPGRVPPALPPGIPRRPPAAPNRPTIIRPSEPSLLD from the exons ATGGGAAACCGGGGGATGGAAGACCTAATTCCCCTCATCAACAAGCTCCAAGACGCCTTCAGCTCCATCGGCCAGAGCTGCAACTTGGACCTGCCGCAAATAGCGGTCGTCGGCGGCCAGAGCGCAGGGAAGAGCTCCGTGTTGGAGAACTTCGTCGGGAG GGATTTTTTGCCCAGAGGATCTGGCATCGTCACCCGTCGTCCTCTCATCCTCCAGCTGGTGAACAGCAAAGCAG AGTATGCAGAGTTCCTGCACTGTAAGGGACGCAAGTTTGTGGACTTTGACGAAGTCCGCGCAGAGATTGAGGCAGAGACAGACCGACTAACTGGATCCAACAAGGGCATCTCCCCAATACCAATCAACCTCCGTGTCTACTCCCCTAATG TGCTGAACTTGACCCTGATTGACCTGCCGGGGATGACCAAAGTGGCTGTGGGTGACCAGCCTGTGGACATCGAGCATCAGATCAGAGACATGCTGCTGCAGTTCATCACTAAGGAGAGCTGCCTGATCCTCGCCGTCACCCCGGCAAACACTGACCTGGCCAACTCCGACGCCCTCAAGATCGCCAAGGAGGTGGATCCTCAGG GGCTGCGGACCATTGGCGTGATCACAAAGCTGGACCTGATGGATGAGGGGACAGATGCACGGGATATCCTGGAGAACAAACTACTGCCGCTCCGCAGAG gttacATTGGGGTAGTGAACCGCAGTCAGAAGGACATTGATGGAAAGAAAGACATCCGTGCTGCTTTGGCTGCTGAGAGGAAGTTCTTCCTGTCTCATCCTGCATACAGGCACATTGCAGAACGCATGGGTACACCGCATCTGCAGAAAACCCTCAACCAG CAACTCACAAACCACATCCGCGACACGTTGCCAGGGTTACGCAGTAAGCTTCAAAGCCAGCTTCTCTCGCTGgaaaaggaagtggaggagTACAAGAACTTCCGTCCCGATGACCCTACACGGAAAACCAAAGCCCTGCTTCA GATGGTGCAGCAGTTCGGTGTGGACTTTGAGAAGTGCATAGAGGGGTCTGGAGATCAGGTGGATACCTCCAACTTGTCCGGTGGTGCAAAGATCAACCGTATCTTTCATGAGCGCTTCCCCTTCGAGCTGGTGAAG ATGGAGTTCGATGAGAAGGAGCTGAGGAAAGAGATCAGTTATGCCATCAAGAACATCCATGGAGTCAG GACAGGCCTGTTCACCCCAGACCTGGCGTTTGAGGCCATAGTGAAAAAGCAGATCATTAAGCTGAAAGAGCCCTGTCTGAAATGCATCGACCTGGTCATCCAGGAGCTCATCAACACAGTCAGACAGTGCACCAATAAG CTGGGCTCCTACCCTCGTCTGAGAGAAGAAACTGAGAGAATTGTCACCACCTAcgtcagagagagagacagcaagACCAAagatcag gtgctgctgctgattgacaTTGAGCTGTCCTACATCAACACTAACCATGAGGACTTTATCGGATTTGCAAA TGCACAGCAACGAACTGCTGCTAATGTCACTAAGAAGAGAGTCATGCCCAATCAG GTCATCCGCAGAGGCTGGCTCACCATCAACATCAGCATCATGAAGGGAGGATCCAAGGACTACTGGTTTGTCCTGACTGCTGAGTCTCTGTCCTGGTACAAAGATGAGGAG gagaaagagaagaagtacATGCTGCCTCTTGACAACCTGAAGCTGAGGGATCTGGAAAAGAGCTTCATGTCCAGCAAACACGTCTTTGCCATCTTCAACACTGAACATAG GAACGTGTACAAAGACCTGCGTCAGATTGAGCTGGCATGCGACAATCAGGAGGATGTGGACAGCTGGAAGGCCTCCTTCCTCAGGGCTGGGGTTTACCCAGAGAAAGACCAG GCTGAGAGCGAAGAATCCATCAATACTGGCGACTCCGTGTCCATGGACCCGCAGCTGGAGCGACAGGTGGAGACCATCCGCAACCTCGTGGACTCGTACATCGGCATCGTCAACAAGTCCATCAGAGACCTCATGCCCAAGACAATAATGCATCTCATGATCAACAAC gcAAAGGACTTTATTCACTCTGAGCTGCTGGCCTACCTGTACTCGGCCGGGGAGCAGTCTAGCTTGATGGAGGAGTCACCAGAGCAGGCCCAGAGGAGAGATGAGATGCTGAGGATGTATAACGCCCTGAAAGAGGCCCTGGTCATCATTGGTGACATCAgcaccaccaccatctccacACCGGTGCCTCCGCCAGTAGATGACACCTGGATGGGCAAAGACCCAAG TCCTCCCCCGGCGTCACGTTCCACCGCAGCAACAGCGCCCCCTCCCAGCCGACCCCCAGCTGTGAGAGGAGCCACACCTGGCCCTCCGCCTCCTCTCAACCCCTCCCCAGCGTTCGGAGCGCCGCCCGTTCCCTCGCGGCCCGGCCCTCCGATGGCTCAGATGGGCTACACGGATTCCAACTCCGCCGTGCCGCTCATCCCATCGAGGCCGGGCCGCGTGCCCCCAGCACTGCCGCCAGGGATCCCCAG aaGACCCCCGGCTGCTCCCAACCGACCCACTATCATACGTCCTTCAGAGCCCTCCCTGCTTGACTAG
- the LOC125003903 gene encoding dynamin-2-like isoform X4, with translation MGNRGMEDLIPLINKLQDAFSSIGQSCNLDLPQIAVVGGQSAGKSSVLENFVGRDFLPRGSGIVTRRPLILQLVNSKAEYAEFLHCKGRKFVDFDEVRAEIEAETDRLTGSNKGISPIPINLRVYSPNVLNLTLIDLPGMTKVAVGDQPVDIEHQIRDMLLQFITKESCLILAVTPANTDLANSDALKIAKEVDPQGLRTIGVITKLDLMDEGTDARDILENKLLPLRRGYIGVVNRSQKDIDGKKDIRAALAAERKFFLSHPAYRHIAERMGTPHLQKTLNQQLTNHIRDTLPGLRSKLQSQLLSLEKEVEEYKNFRPDDPTRKTKALLQMVQQFGVDFEKCIEGSGDQVDTSNLSGGAKINRIFHERFPFELVKMEFDEKELRKEISYAIKNIHGVRTGLFTPDLAFEAIVKKQIIKLKEPCLKCIDLVIQELINTVRQCTNKLGSYPRLREETERIVTTYVRERDSKTKDQVLLLIDIELSYINTNHEDFIGFANAQQRTAANVTKKRVMPNQVIRRGWLTINISIMKGGSKDYWFVLTAESLSWYKDEEEKEKKYMLPLDNLKLRDLEKSFMSSKHVFAIFNTEHRNVYKDLRQIELACDNQEDVDSWKASFLRAGVYPEKDQAESEESINTGDSVSMDPQLERQVETIRNLVDSYIGIVNKSIRDLMPKTIMHLMINNAKDFIHSELLAYLYSAGEQSSLMEESPEQAQRRDEMLRMYNALKEALVIIGDISTTTISTPVPPPVDDTWMGKDPSPPPASRSTAATAPPPSRPPAVRGATPGPPPPLNPSPAFGAPPVPSRPGPPMAQMGYTDSNSAVPLIPSRPGRVPPALPPGIPSRRPPAAPNRPTIIRPSEPSLLD, from the exons ATGGGAAACCGGGGGATGGAAGACCTAATTCCCCTCATCAACAAGCTCCAAGACGCCTTCAGCTCCATCGGCCAGAGCTGCAACTTGGACCTGCCGCAAATAGCGGTCGTCGGCGGCCAGAGCGCAGGGAAGAGCTCCGTGTTGGAGAACTTCGTCGGGAG GGATTTTTTGCCCAGAGGATCTGGCATCGTCACCCGTCGTCCTCTCATCCTCCAGCTGGTGAACAGCAAAGCAG AGTATGCAGAGTTCCTGCACTGTAAGGGACGCAAGTTTGTGGACTTTGACGAAGTCCGCGCAGAGATTGAGGCAGAGACAGACCGACTAACTGGATCCAACAAGGGCATCTCCCCAATACCAATCAACCTCCGTGTCTACTCCCCTAATG TGCTGAACTTGACCCTGATTGACCTGCCGGGGATGACCAAAGTGGCTGTGGGTGACCAGCCTGTGGACATCGAGCATCAGATCAGAGACATGCTGCTGCAGTTCATCACTAAGGAGAGCTGCCTGATCCTCGCCGTCACCCCGGCAAACACTGACCTGGCCAACTCCGACGCCCTCAAGATCGCCAAGGAGGTGGATCCTCAGG GGCTGCGGACCATTGGCGTGATCACAAAGCTGGACCTGATGGATGAGGGGACAGATGCACGGGATATCCTGGAGAACAAACTACTGCCGCTCCGCAGAG gttacATTGGGGTAGTGAACCGCAGTCAGAAGGACATTGATGGAAAGAAAGACATCCGTGCTGCTTTGGCTGCTGAGAGGAAGTTCTTCCTGTCTCATCCTGCATACAGGCACATTGCAGAACGCATGGGTACACCGCATCTGCAGAAAACCCTCAACCAG CAACTCACAAACCACATCCGCGACACGTTGCCAGGGTTACGCAGTAAGCTTCAAAGCCAGCTTCTCTCGCTGgaaaaggaagtggaggagTACAAGAACTTCCGTCCCGATGACCCTACACGGAAAACCAAAGCCCTGCTTCA GATGGTGCAGCAGTTCGGTGTGGACTTTGAGAAGTGCATAGAGGGGTCTGGAGATCAGGTGGATACCTCCAACTTGTCCGGTGGTGCAAAGATCAACCGTATCTTTCATGAGCGCTTCCCCTTCGAGCTGGTGAAG ATGGAGTTCGATGAGAAGGAGCTGAGGAAAGAGATCAGTTATGCCATCAAGAACATCCATGGAGTCAG GACAGGCCTGTTCACCCCAGACCTGGCGTTTGAGGCCATAGTGAAAAAGCAGATCATTAAGCTGAAAGAGCCCTGTCTGAAATGCATCGACCTGGTCATCCAGGAGCTCATCAACACAGTCAGACAGTGCACCAATAAG CTGGGCTCCTACCCTCGTCTGAGAGAAGAAACTGAGAGAATTGTCACCACCTAcgtcagagagagagacagcaagACCAAagatcag gtgctgctgctgattgacaTTGAGCTGTCCTACATCAACACTAACCATGAGGACTTTATCGGATTTGCAAA TGCACAGCAACGAACTGCTGCTAATGTCACTAAGAAGAGAGTCATGCCCAATCAG GTCATCCGCAGAGGCTGGCTCACCATCAACATCAGCATCATGAAGGGAGGATCCAAGGACTACTGGTTTGTCCTGACTGCTGAGTCTCTGTCCTGGTACAAAGATGAGGAG gagaaagagaagaagtacATGCTGCCTCTTGACAACCTGAAGCTGAGGGATCTGGAAAAGAGCTTCATGTCCAGCAAACACGTCTTTGCCATCTTCAACACTGAACATAG GAACGTGTACAAAGACCTGCGTCAGATTGAGCTGGCATGCGACAATCAGGAGGATGTGGACAGCTGGAAGGCCTCCTTCCTCAGGGCTGGGGTTTACCCAGAGAAAGACCAG GCTGAGAGCGAAGAATCCATCAATACTGGCGACTCCGTGTCCATGGACCCGCAGCTGGAGCGACAGGTGGAGACCATCCGCAACCTCGTGGACTCGTACATCGGCATCGTCAACAAGTCCATCAGAGACCTCATGCCCAAGACAATAATGCATCTCATGATCAACAAC gcAAAGGACTTTATTCACTCTGAGCTGCTGGCCTACCTGTACTCGGCCGGGGAGCAGTCTAGCTTGATGGAGGAGTCACCAGAGCAGGCCCAGAGGAGAGATGAGATGCTGAGGATGTATAACGCCCTGAAAGAGGCCCTGGTCATCATTGGTGACATCAgcaccaccaccatctccacACCGGTGCCTCCGCCAGTAGATGACACCTGGATGGGCAAAGACCCAAG TCCTCCCCCGGCGTCACGTTCCACCGCAGCAACAGCGCCCCCTCCCAGCCGACCCCCAGCTGTGAGAGGAGCCACACCTGGCCCTCCGCCTCCTCTCAACCCCTCCCCAGCGTTCGGAGCGCCGCCCGTTCCCTCGCGGCCCGGCCCTCCGATGGCTCAGATGGGCTACACGGATTCCAACTCCGCCGTGCCGCTCATCCCATCGAGGCCGGGCCGCGTGCCCCCAGCACTGCCGCCAGGGATCCCCAG cagaaGACCCCCGGCTGCTCCCAACCGACCCACTATCATACGTCCTTCAGAGCCCTCCCTGCTTGACTAG
- the LOC125003903 gene encoding dynamin-2-like isoform X1, with translation MGNRGMEDLIPLINKLQDAFSSIGQSCNLDLPQIAVVGGQSAGKSSVLENFVGRDFLPRGSGIVTRRPLILQLVNSKAEYAEFLHCKGRKFVDFDEVRAEIEAETDRLTGSNKGISPIPINLRVYSPNVLNLTLIDLPGMTKVAVGDQPVDIEHQIRDMLLQFITKESCLILAVTPANTDLANSDALKIAKEVDPQGLRTIGVITKLDLMDEGTDARDILENKLLPLRRGYIGVVNRSQKDIDGKKDIRAALAAERKFFLSHPAYRHIAERMGTPHLQKTLNQQLTNHIRDTLPGLRSKLQSQLLSLEKEVEEYKNFRPDDPTRKTKALLQMVQQFGVDFEKCIEGSGDQVDTSNLSGGAKINRIFHERFPFELVKMEFDEKELRKEISYAIKNIHGVRTGLFTPDLAFEAIVKKQIIKLKEPCLKCIDLVIQELINTVRQCTNKLGSYPRLREETERIVTTYVRERDSKTKDQVLLLIDIELSYINTNHEDFIGFANAQQRTAANVTKKRVMPNQGEILVIRRGWLTINISIMKGGSKDYWFVLTAESLSWYKDEEEKEKKYMLPLDNLKLRDLEKSFMSSKHVFAIFNTEHRNVYKDLRQIELACDNQEDVDSWKASFLRAGVYPEKDQAESEESINTGDSVSMDPQLERQVETIRNLVDSYIGIVNKSIRDLMPKTIMHLMINNAKDFIHSELLAYLYSAGEQSSLMEESPEQAQRRDEMLRMYNALKEALVIIGDISTTTISTPVPPPVDDTWMGKDPSPPPASRSTAATAPPPSRPPAVRGATPGPPPPLNPSPAFGAPPVPSRPGPPMAQMGYTDSNSAVPLIPSRPGRVPPALPPGIPSRRPPAAPNRPTIIRPSEPSLLD, from the exons ATGGGAAACCGGGGGATGGAAGACCTAATTCCCCTCATCAACAAGCTCCAAGACGCCTTCAGCTCCATCGGCCAGAGCTGCAACTTGGACCTGCCGCAAATAGCGGTCGTCGGCGGCCAGAGCGCAGGGAAGAGCTCCGTGTTGGAGAACTTCGTCGGGAG GGATTTTTTGCCCAGAGGATCTGGCATCGTCACCCGTCGTCCTCTCATCCTCCAGCTGGTGAACAGCAAAGCAG AGTATGCAGAGTTCCTGCACTGTAAGGGACGCAAGTTTGTGGACTTTGACGAAGTCCGCGCAGAGATTGAGGCAGAGACAGACCGACTAACTGGATCCAACAAGGGCATCTCCCCAATACCAATCAACCTCCGTGTCTACTCCCCTAATG TGCTGAACTTGACCCTGATTGACCTGCCGGGGATGACCAAAGTGGCTGTGGGTGACCAGCCTGTGGACATCGAGCATCAGATCAGAGACATGCTGCTGCAGTTCATCACTAAGGAGAGCTGCCTGATCCTCGCCGTCACCCCGGCAAACACTGACCTGGCCAACTCCGACGCCCTCAAGATCGCCAAGGAGGTGGATCCTCAGG GGCTGCGGACCATTGGCGTGATCACAAAGCTGGACCTGATGGATGAGGGGACAGATGCACGGGATATCCTGGAGAACAAACTACTGCCGCTCCGCAGAG gttacATTGGGGTAGTGAACCGCAGTCAGAAGGACATTGATGGAAAGAAAGACATCCGTGCTGCTTTGGCTGCTGAGAGGAAGTTCTTCCTGTCTCATCCTGCATACAGGCACATTGCAGAACGCATGGGTACACCGCATCTGCAGAAAACCCTCAACCAG CAACTCACAAACCACATCCGCGACACGTTGCCAGGGTTACGCAGTAAGCTTCAAAGCCAGCTTCTCTCGCTGgaaaaggaagtggaggagTACAAGAACTTCCGTCCCGATGACCCTACACGGAAAACCAAAGCCCTGCTTCA GATGGTGCAGCAGTTCGGTGTGGACTTTGAGAAGTGCATAGAGGGGTCTGGAGATCAGGTGGATACCTCCAACTTGTCCGGTGGTGCAAAGATCAACCGTATCTTTCATGAGCGCTTCCCCTTCGAGCTGGTGAAG ATGGAGTTCGATGAGAAGGAGCTGAGGAAAGAGATCAGTTATGCCATCAAGAACATCCATGGAGTCAG GACAGGCCTGTTCACCCCAGACCTGGCGTTTGAGGCCATAGTGAAAAAGCAGATCATTAAGCTGAAAGAGCCCTGTCTGAAATGCATCGACCTGGTCATCCAGGAGCTCATCAACACAGTCAGACAGTGCACCAATAAG CTGGGCTCCTACCCTCGTCTGAGAGAAGAAACTGAGAGAATTGTCACCACCTAcgtcagagagagagacagcaagACCAAagatcag gtgctgctgctgattgacaTTGAGCTGTCCTACATCAACACTAACCATGAGGACTTTATCGGATTTGCAAA TGCACAGCAACGAACTGCTGCTAATGTCACTAAGAAGAGAGTCATGCCCAATCAG GGAGAGATTCTT GTCATCCGCAGAGGCTGGCTCACCATCAACATCAGCATCATGAAGGGAGGATCCAAGGACTACTGGTTTGTCCTGACTGCTGAGTCTCTGTCCTGGTACAAAGATGAGGAG gagaaagagaagaagtacATGCTGCCTCTTGACAACCTGAAGCTGAGGGATCTGGAAAAGAGCTTCATGTCCAGCAAACACGTCTTTGCCATCTTCAACACTGAACATAG GAACGTGTACAAAGACCTGCGTCAGATTGAGCTGGCATGCGACAATCAGGAGGATGTGGACAGCTGGAAGGCCTCCTTCCTCAGGGCTGGGGTTTACCCAGAGAAAGACCAG GCTGAGAGCGAAGAATCCATCAATACTGGCGACTCCGTGTCCATGGACCCGCAGCTGGAGCGACAGGTGGAGACCATCCGCAACCTCGTGGACTCGTACATCGGCATCGTCAACAAGTCCATCAGAGACCTCATGCCCAAGACAATAATGCATCTCATGATCAACAAC gcAAAGGACTTTATTCACTCTGAGCTGCTGGCCTACCTGTACTCGGCCGGGGAGCAGTCTAGCTTGATGGAGGAGTCACCAGAGCAGGCCCAGAGGAGAGATGAGATGCTGAGGATGTATAACGCCCTGAAAGAGGCCCTGGTCATCATTGGTGACATCAgcaccaccaccatctccacACCGGTGCCTCCGCCAGTAGATGACACCTGGATGGGCAAAGACCCAAG TCCTCCCCCGGCGTCACGTTCCACCGCAGCAACAGCGCCCCCTCCCAGCCGACCCCCAGCTGTGAGAGGAGCCACACCTGGCCCTCCGCCTCCTCTCAACCCCTCCCCAGCGTTCGGAGCGCCGCCCGTTCCCTCGCGGCCCGGCCCTCCGATGGCTCAGATGGGCTACACGGATTCCAACTCCGCCGTGCCGCTCATCCCATCGAGGCCGGGCCGCGTGCCCCCAGCACTGCCGCCAGGGATCCCCAG cagaaGACCCCCGGCTGCTCCCAACCGACCCACTATCATACGTCCTTCAGAGCCCTCCCTGCTTGACTAG